A single genomic interval of Dromiciops gliroides isolate mDroGli1 chromosome 1, mDroGli1.pri, whole genome shotgun sequence harbors:
- the LOC122735577 gene encoding mucin-17-like isoform X30, producing MEKLLQLVEGMHIEEMSSHQTLQPEPPRAQKRPLSPQAGLSSPKRKVVPRLEEKEPETVQGIDESKKEEKKKDIAGAGIERGASQAHSIRWPVESKNKYVHISLGDQDESPEFSQTGLALTETKLAATEMLSNTGDGATSSLSTRCSETKSVSAEIMHELSDDFSESEDSDTESLSSQCSDKRLTFIDIKSMATEILGESVETDKRAVSTKSELAGKGMLSESVAPDTGSSDSKCSDSKLAPPEGKATAKSVMPDHGSPDTNLLSSEPSETSTISLEDKAVPTKMLSEKVTPTTSGLSSQRSETRHDSPERKAVVSEVSESVSAAPSVSSDDGSETRCVSPERKPLVTEMSQTVSSDPSVSSESCESKCTSLESQSVATGKLSEAVAPDPSASSAEGLKTKRPSHKSKPVVTGELTESISPTSSILGSEESETRSVSPESKPLVSGRLSETVSPASSILASEDSETRGASPESKAIVGKMLSETLPRAPNVLTPECSEARCTSSESKPVVGELLSEKVSLPPVVLSSKCLETECAPAESKPVVSRTCSGTVSPVPKVLSTECSEARCLSSETKPVVTGMVSETRSLAPDVSCGECSDSVDIKPVVARIIPERLSPPISISSTEYSDAGYTSPERKPVVTGVAPGRLSPPISISSTEYSEASCASPEESKPIVSGLFPEVLSPAISISSEFSEGAYFCTDRKPIVAGTFSERLSLDTCASVSECSETSGTSPERKPIVAERVAARMSPAPIVLSSECSETSYASPERKPLVAGRYVERLSPSTSALYTEFSESSRFFSETRPAAAGEYSGRLSPDTGSFSSESSEASGASPERKPVIGRVYPGRLSPPISISSTEYSDPGGASPERKPIVSGLFSRRLSSPISISSTEYSDMGGASPERKPVISELLSERVRPVQTVLSSVCSDDRCISPETKPVVSGIFSGTLFSATSILASEGSESRCTSPENKPTVSGLFSETGSLPPDVLSTSCLDARCVSPGSKPVEGTMFSETLFSGTSILASEGSESRSISPENKPTVSGMFSETLFSGPSILASEGSGTRCTSPENKPVVTGMFSETLSPPPNIFSSESLDTRCISPENKPVVTGMFSETLSPPINIFSSESSDTRCVSPESKPVVTGLLSGRLSPPISISSTEYSDTECASPERKPVVGEMLSERLSPPISISSTEYSDTECASPERKPIVTGLFSERLPPTSSILPSLCSEIKFASIQNKPSVSGLFPEGLSPSTSFFTSQYSDTRCTSPDSKPVMARLFPQATSLLPSRYFETSDDSSESKAAETGRLSPCTSLFSSQSSETRFSSTERLPPISSLLPELVDPTTFILAAQCPGLRFASSENNPEGSAPSPEGLSPATGFVYPPSSETRAASSENNPEVSEVFSERLSPTTGIVSSLCFEKILASTGSKPVVSRMFSESMFPATGFLYPPESDPAVSGIFSERLSPATGIMSSLCFLTIFASTESKSIVSTVFSESVSPTTGIVSSLCFVIILASTESDLAIIGVFSEGLSPSTGITFRPCSETGAALTDSNSAGTGVFSGSLSPTGGITFPPCSETEAALTDSNSAGTGVFSGSLSPTAECLSPSTGITFPPCSETGAALTDSNPVGTGVVSEKPSPTAGISFPPCLETGADSTGSDTTGIGMLSKSLSPTADISFPPCLETGADLTGSDTTGIGMLSKSLSPTADISFPPCLETGADLTGSDTTGIRMLSKSLSPTADISFPPCLETGADLTGSDTTGIGMLSKSLSPTAGISFPPCLETGADLTGSDTTGIGMLSKSLSPTADISFPPCLETGADSTGSDTTGIGMLSKSLSPTADISFPPCLETGADSTGSDTTGIGMLSKSLSPTADISFPPCLETGADLTGSDTTGIGMLSKSLSPTADISFPPCLETGADSTGSDTTGIGMLSKSLSPTADISFPPCLETGADLAGSDTTGIGMLSERLSPIADISFPPCLETGADLAGSDTTGIGMLSDRLSPTADISFPPCLETGADLTGSDTTGIGMLSERLSPTADEAAMRTALPDDN from the exons AAACTCCTCCAGCTGGTAGAAGGCATGCATATAGAGGAGATGTCTTCCCACCAGACGCTCCAGCCGGAGCCCCCCAGAGCTCAGAAGCGTCCCCTCTCACCACAGGctggcctgagctctcccaaaagGAAAGTTGTCCCTAGGTTGGAGGAGAAGGAGCCTGAGACTGTGCAAGGTATAGATGAGagtaagaaagaggagaaaaagaaagatattgcaggCGCTGGAATAGAGCGGGGAGCCTCACAAGCTCACTCTATCAGATGGCCGgtagaaagcaaaaataaatatgtgCACATCAGTTTGGGTGACCAAGATGAGAGCCCTGAGTTTTCTCAAACAGGATTAGCTTTAACAGAGACCAAGCTTGCGGCAACTGAAATGTTATCAAATACTGGGGATGGTGCTACAAGTAGCTTGTCTACTCGGTGTTCGGAAACAAAATCTGTTTCCGCAGAGATCATGCATGAATTAAGTGATGACTTTTCAGAGAGTGAGGATTCTGACACAGAGAGCTTGTCGTCTCAGTGTTCTGACAAAAGGCTTACTTTCATAGACATCAAGTCTATGGCAACTGAAATATTAGGAGAAAGTGTGGAGACTGATAAGAGGGCTGTTTCTACAAAAAGTGAGCTTGCCGGAAAGGGAATGTTGTCAGAGAGCGTGGCTCCTGACACAGGTAGCTCGGATTCTAAGTGTTCTGATTCGAAATTGGCTCCCCCCGAGGGAAAGGCTACGGCAAAGAGTGTAATGCCAGACCATGGGTCTCCTGATACAAATCTCTTGTCCTCTGAGCCTTCGGAAACTAGTACTATTTCCCTAGAGGACAAGGCTGTGCCAACCAAAATGTTATCAGAAAAGGTAACCCCCACCACAAGTGGTTTGTCTTCCCAGCGTTCAGAAACTAGGCATGATTCCCCCGAGAGAAAGGCTGTAGTATCTGAAGTGTCAGAGAGTGTGTCTGCAGCCCCCAGTGTGTCGTCTGATGACGGCTCGGAAACTAGATGTGTTTCCCCTGAGAGGAAGCCTCTAGTAACCGAAATGTCACAGACAGTGTCTTCTGACCCTAGTGTTTCGTCTGAGTCTTGTGAAAGTAAATGTACTTCCTTAGAAAGTCAATCTGTGGCAACAGGAAAGTTATCAGAGGCAGTGGCTCCTGACCCAAGTGCCTCATCTGCTGAGGGTCTGAAGACTAAACGTCCTTCCCATAAGAGCAAGCCTGTAGTAACTGGCGAGCTCACAGAGTCAATATCTCCAACCTCAAGTATCTTGGGCTCAGAGGAATCGGAGACTAGAAGTGTCTCCCCTGAGAGCAAACCCTTAGTAAGTGGAAGGCTCTCAGAGACAGTGTCTCCAGCCTCAAGCATCTTGGCCTCTGAGGATTCAGAGACAAGAGGTGCCTCCCCTGAGAGCAAGGCTATAGTAGGCAAAATGCTCTCAGAGACCTTGCCTAGAGCCCCAAATGTTTTGACTCCTGAATGTTCTGAGGCTAGATGCACTTCCTCTGAGAGCAAGCCAGTAGTAGGTGAATTGCTCTCAGAGAAAGTGTCTCTACCCCCAGTTGTCCTGTCTTCAAAATGTTTGGAGACTGAGTGTGCACCGGCAGAAAGCAAACCTGTTGTTAGTAGAACGTGCTCGGGGACAGTGTCacctgtcccaaaagtcttgtcTACTGAATGTTCTGAGGCTagatgcctttcctctgagaccaAGCCAGTAGTAACTGGAATGGTCTCAGAGACTAGGTCTCTAGCCCCAGATGTCTCGTGTGGTGAATGTTCGGATTCCGTAGACATCAAACCAGTAGTAGCTAGAATTATACCGGAAAGACTTTCACCACCCATAAGCATTTCATCCACAGAATATTCTGATGCTGGATATACTTCCCCAGAGAGGAAGCCAGTAGTAACTGGTGTGGCCCCTGGGAGACTATCTCCACCTATAAGCATTTCATCAACTGAATATTCGGAGGCAAGCTGTGCTTCCCCCGAGGAGAGCAAGCCCATAGTATCTGGCTTGTTCCCAGAAGTACTATCTCCAGCTATAAGTATCTCCTCCGAGTTTTCGGAGGGTGCCTATTTTTGCACAGATAGAAAGCCCATAGTAGCGGGCACGTTTTCAGAAAGACTGTCTCTGGACACTTGTGCCTCAGTCTCTGAATGTTCAGAGACTAGCGGTACTTCCCCAGAGAGGAAGCCCATAGTAGCAGAACGTGTAGCAGCAAGAATGTCACCAGCTCCAATTGTCTTGTCCTCTGAGTGTTCAGAGACAAGCTATGCTTCCCCAGAAAGGAAGCCATTAGTAGCTGGAAGGTACGTAGAAAGACTATCACCGTCCACAAGTGCCTTATACACGGAGTTTTCTGAGAGCAGCAGGTTTTTCTCAGAGACCAGACCTGCAGCAGCCGGAGAGTACTCAGGAAGGCTGTCTCCAGACACTGGTAGCTTTTCTTCAGAAAGTTCGGAGGCCAGCGGTGCTTCCCCGGAAAGGAAGCCTGTCATAGGGAGAGTGTACCCAGGGAGATTGTCACCGCCTATCAGCATCTCATCCACAGAATATTCCGATCCTGGAGGTGCTTCCCCTGAAAGGAAGCCTATAGTAAGTGGGCTGTTCTCAAGGAGACTGTCTTCTCCCATCAGCATTTCATCTACCGAATATTCTGATATGGGAGGTGCATCTCCTGAAAGGAAGCCTGTCATAAGTGAACTGTTGTCAGAAAGAGTTCGTCCAGTCCAAACTGTTTTGTCCAGTGTATGTTCTGATGATAGATGTATCTCCCCTGAAACTAAACCCGTTGTAAGTGGAATATTTTCAGGGACCCTGTTTTCAGCTACCAGCATCTTGGCCTCTGAGGGTTCAGAGTCTAGATGCACTTCCCCTGAGAACAAGCCCACAGTAAGTGGATTGTTCTCAGAGACAGGGTCTCTACCCCCGGATGTGTTGTCTACTTCGTGTTTAGATGCTAGATGTGTGTCTCCTGGAAGTAAACCCGTAGAAGGTACCATGTTTTCTGAAACCCTTTTTTCAGGGACAAGCATCTTGGCCTCCGAGGGTTCAGAATCTAGAAGTATTTCTCCAGAGAACAAGCCCACAGTTAGTGGGATGTTCTCAGAAACCCTCTTTTCAGGCCCAAGCATCTTGGCCTCTGAGGGTTCAGGGACCAGGTGCACGTCCCCAGAGAACAAACCAGTAGTAACTGGGATGTTCTCAGagaccctctccccacccccaaacatctTCTCCTCCGAAAGCTTGGACACTCGCTGCATTTCACCCGAGAACAAACCAGTTGTAACTGGGATGTTCTCAGAGACATTATCACCACCTATAAAcatcttttcttcagagagctcgGACACTAGGTGCGTTTCTCCAGAGAGCAAGCCAGTAGTAACTGGCTTGCTCTCAGGGAGACTCTCACCACCCATTAGCATTTCATCTACCGAATATTCTGACACTGAATGTGCTTCCCCTGAGAGGAAGCCGGTAGTAGGTGAAATGCTATCAGAGAGACTCTCACCACCCATTAGCATTTCATCCACCGAATATTCTGACACCGAATGTGCTTCCCCAGAAAGGAAGCCCATAGTGACTGGACTTTTTTCAGAAAGACTGCCTCCAACTTCAAGCATTCTCCCCTCCTTGTGTTCCGAAATAAAATTTGCTTCAATACAAAACAAGCCTTCAGTATCTGGACTATTTCCTGAAGGCTTGTCTCCATCTACAAGTTTCTTTACCTCTCAATATTCTGATACAAGATGTACCTCTCCTGACAGCAAACCTGTAATGGCCAGACTGTTTCCACAGGCCACGAGTCTCTTGCCTTCTCGGTATTTTGAGACCTCAGATGACTCTTCAGAAAGCAAGGCTGCAGAGACTGGAAGACTATCTCCATGCACAAGTCTCTTTTCTTCTCAGAGTTCTGAGACAAGATTTTCTTCTACTGAGAGGCTGCCTCCTATATCTAGCCTGTTACCAGAGCTTGTGGATCCTACCACATTTATCCTGGCTGCTCAGTGTCCTGGCTTAAGGTTTGCCTCATCAGAGAACAATCCTGAAGGATCTGCACCATCCCCAGAAGGGCTCTCCCCTGCGACAGGTTTTGTGTACCCTCCATCTTCTGAGACAAGAGCTGCTTCATCAGAGAACAATCCTGAAGTCTCTGAAGTGTTCTCAGAAAGATTGTCTCCGACAACAGGTATTGTGTCCTCTCTATGTTTTGAAAAAATACTTGCTTCCACAGGGAGCAAGCCTGTAGTATCCAGAATGTTCTCAGAGAGTATGTTTCCTGCCACAGGTTTCCTGTATCCTCCAGAAAGTGATCCTGCAGTATCTGGCATTTTCTCAGAAAGACTGTCTCCAGCAACAGGTATTATGTCCTCTCTATGTTTTCTGACAATATTTGCTTCCACAGAGAGCAAGTCTATAGTATCCACAGTGTTCTCAGAAAGCGTCTCTCCCACCACAGGTATTGTGTCTTCTCTATGTTTTGTCATAATCTTGGCTTCCACAGAGAGTGATCTTGCAATAATTGGAGTGTTCTCAGAGGGACTGTCTCCTTCCACAGGCATCACATTCCGTCCATGTTCAGAGACAGGAGCTGCTTTGACAGACAGCAATTCTGCAGGAACTGGAGTGTTTTCAGGGAGCCTGTCTCCTACAGGAG GTATCACATTCCCTCCATGTTCAGAGACAGAAGCTGCTTTGACAGACAGCAATTCTGCAGGAACTGGAGTGTTTTCAGGGAGCCTGTCTCCTACAGCAG AGTGTTTGTCTCCTTCCACAGGTATCACATTCCCTCCATGTTCAGAGACAGGAGCTGCTTTGACAGACAGCAATCCTGTAGGAACTGGAGTAGTGTCAGAAAAACCATCTCCTACAGCAG GTATCTCATTCCCTCCATGTTTGGAGACAGGTGCTGATTCAACAGGAAGTGATACCACAGGAATTGGAATGCTGTCAAAGAGTCTATCTCCTACAGCAG ATATCTCATTCCCTCCATGTTTGGAGACAGGTGCTGATTTAACAGGAAGTGATACCACAGGAATTGGAATGCTGTCAAAGAGTCTATCTCCTACAGCAG ATATCTCATTCCCTCCATGTTTGGAGACAGGTGCTGATTTAACAGGAAGTGATACCACAGGAATTAGAATGCTGTCAAAGAGTCTATCTCCTACAGCAG ATATCTCATTCCCTCCATGTTTGGAGACAGGTGCTGATTTAACAGGAAGTGATACCACAGGAATTGGAATGCTGTCAAAGAGTCTATCTCCTACAGCGG GTATCTCATTCCCTCCATGTTTGGAGACAGGTGCTGATTTAACAGGAAGTGATACCACAGGAATTGGAATGCTGTCAAAGAGTCTATCTCCTACAGCAG ATATCTCATTCCCTCCATGTTTGGAGACAGGTGCTGATTCAACAGGAAGTGATACCACAGGAATTGGAATGCTGTCAAAGAGTCTATCTCCTACAGCAG ATATCTCATTCCCTCCATGTTTGGAGACAGGTGCTGATTCAACAGGAAGTGATACCACAGGAATTGGAATGCTGTCAAAGAGTCTATCTCCTACAGCAG ATATCTCATTCCCTCCATGTTTGGAGACAGGTGCTGATTTAACAGGAAGTGATACCACAGGAATTGGAATGCTGTCAAAGAGTCTATCTCCTACAGCAG ATATCTCATTCCCTCCATGTTTGGAGACAGGTGCTGATTCAACAGGAAGTGATACCACAGGAATTGGAATGCTGTCAAAGAGTCTATCTCCTACAGCAG ATATCTCATTCCCTCCATGTTTGGAGACAGGTGCTGATTTAGCAGGAAGTGATACCACAGGAATTGGAATGCTTTCAGAGAGACTGTCTCCTATAGCAG ATATCTCATTCCCTCCATGTTTGGAGACAGGTGCTGATTTAGCAGGAAGTGATACCACAGGAATTGGAATGCTGTCAGACAGACTATCTCCTACAGCAG ATATCTCATTCCCTCCATGTTTGGAGACAGGTGCTGATTTAACAGGAAGTGATACCACAGGAATTGGAATGCTTTCAGAGAGACTGTCTCCTACAGCAG ATGAAGCAGCAATGCGGACAGCGCTACCTGACGATAATTAA